One window from the genome of Pseudobdellovibrionaceae bacterium encodes:
- a CDS encoding AgmX/PglI C-terminal domain-containing protein, which yields MKNPILVVKYFKKDALYTTQILTPNTESAIAVGQNSKVSNGFFGVDFSFNQDKQTWDLWVNAKKRVLSTDKKIKVSDSVSIMISEPPILNVAPLTVDKGTVRKIQVKVLDAKGGYIESDLLPNKRKQTYKFAQTKLKISRPEGKDWEKIHSTPKGYSVFVKTVEVPNDSDLKKPVAFSLYEKDLIKKVAMAYAGVILLTLGIFYAHKLFQHFFNKDKNFDVVKIDENLLEEKRELIFKEKPKVVKPSETPVSKKKAVAKTVKAFEKSKKVEQGQPKKAIAEKKKTKSSGGGAKGTKVAVEGVNSNKMKITQGRTGAKGHYGQADATQSKLSKLSGLSGSIGFNASSTKKANNLYEKGTGGDFASLRKGSPTGKEGGSGIGGSGSGTHGIGSYKVGGVGTLSLGGAARGGGTGASLSQGKTSKGYVDGLSEEIIVAGGLDRSVIERIIRRNLGDINYCYERRLNARPNLSGVFEAQFSIGANGRVQNVKAARNSLADGILDQCIRNSIKNWQFPKPVGGTVVNVNYPFILKST from the coding sequence ATGAAAAACCCTATTTTAGTCGTAAAGTATTTTAAAAAAGATGCGTTATACACGACTCAAATTTTAACTCCCAATACTGAGTCTGCAATTGCTGTTGGTCAAAACTCAAAAGTTAGCAATGGTTTTTTTGGCGTAGATTTTAGTTTTAATCAAGATAAGCAAACATGGGATTTGTGGGTTAATGCAAAGAAAAGAGTTTTGTCTACAGATAAAAAGATCAAGGTTTCAGACAGTGTAAGCATTATGATTTCTGAGCCACCAATATTGAACGTTGCTCCATTGACAGTAGATAAAGGGACAGTCAGAAAGATCCAAGTGAAGGTTTTGGATGCAAAAGGTGGATATATTGAGTCTGATCTTTTGCCCAATAAAAGAAAGCAAACTTATAAATTTGCCCAAACAAAGCTTAAGATCAGTAGACCAGAGGGAAAAGACTGGGAGAAGATACACTCAACGCCTAAAGGCTATAGTGTTTTTGTAAAAACTGTTGAAGTTCCAAATGATTCAGATTTAAAGAAACCAGTTGCTTTTAGTTTATATGAAAAAGATCTTATTAAAAAAGTTGCAATGGCTTATGCTGGTGTGATCCTTTTAACCTTAGGAATTTTTTATGCTCATAAATTATTCCAGCATTTCTTTAATAAGGATAAAAACTTTGATGTAGTTAAAATTGATGAGAATCTTTTAGAAGAAAAACGTGAGTTGATCTTCAAAGAAAAACCAAAAGTTGTTAAACCATCTGAAACGCCTGTTTCTAAAAAGAAAGCTGTAGCAAAAACGGTAAAAGCTTTTGAAAAATCTAAAAAAGTAGAACAAGGACAACCGAAAAAGGCGATTGCAGAAAAGAAAAAGACCAAGAGCAGTGGTGGTGGTGCTAAAGGTACTAAAGTTGCTGTTGAAGGTGTAAATTCAAATAAAATGAAAATCACTCAAGGTCGTACAGGCGCTAAAGGCCACTACGGTCAAGCAGATGCAACACAGTCTAAGTTAAGTAAACTTTCTGGGCTGAGTGGTTCTATTGGTTTCAATGCCTCATCTACCAAAAAAGCCAACAACCTTTATGAAAAAGGTACTGGTGGAGACTTTGCTTCTTTAAGAAAAGGAAGCCCAACAGGAAAAGAAGGTGGCAGCGGTATTGGTGGCAGCGGATCAGGTACGCATGGTATTGGTTCTTATAAAGTAGGTGGAGTAGGTACATTGTCATTGGGCGGAGCCGCTCGTGGTGGTGGTACAGGTGCTTCATTGTCACAAGGTAAAACAAGTAAAGGTTATGTAGATGGTCTAAGTGAAGAGATCATTGTTGCTGGCGGTTTGGATCGTTCAGTAATCGAAAGAATCATCAGACGTAACTTAGGTGATATTAACTACTGTTACGAAAGACGTTTGAATGCCAGACCTAATTTGTCTGGTGTATTTGAAGCTCAATTTTCAATTGGTGCGAACGGTAGAGTTCAAAATGTGAAAGCCGCAAGAAATTCATTAGCTGATGGTATTTTGGATCAATGTATTCGTAACTCTATTAAAAATTGGCAGTTCCCTAAACCAGTGGGTGGAACGGTTGTGAACGTAAATTACCCATTTATTTTAAAATCGACTTGA